One region of Pseudomonadota bacterium genomic DNA includes:
- the mraY gene encoding phospho-N-acetylmuramoyl-pentapeptide-transferase — protein sequence MLYHLLYTLHIKFSVFNVFRYITFRTVLAILSALVISFFLTPFMIRKFNEWKIKSDKREDLPDRHMEKKGTPTMGGFVILVSTIIPTLLWSDLRNPYVWIVTFALLSFGGIGFMDDIKKLKNERGKGVPGRTKLIFQIFFTLVVGALLYMKGGFITGLTVPFFKNITPDLGIFYILLCVLIVVGTSNGVNLTDGLDGLAIGPVLTVCSTFMLFAYLAGNVKFAQYLQIFYVKGAGELTILCGAMLGAGIGFLWYNTYPAELFMGDTGSLSLGASLAVIAIIIKQEILLVIVGGIFVVETLSVIIQVLSFKWRGKRVFRMAPIHHHYELKGWNEGKIVVRFWIISFILALLALSTLKLR from the coding sequence TCAGGTATATTACCTTCCGAACGGTCCTTGCGATTCTTTCGGCCCTTGTTATAAGCTTTTTTCTTACCCCCTTCATGATCAGGAAATTCAACGAGTGGAAGATAAAGAGCGACAAGCGGGAGGATCTGCCTGACAGGCATATGGAGAAAAAGGGAACCCCTACTATGGGTGGGTTTGTGATCCTTGTATCTACTATTATCCCCACACTGTTATGGTCTGATTTAAGAAACCCCTACGTCTGGATAGTAACCTTTGCGCTTCTGTCTTTTGGGGGCATTGGTTTTATGGATGACATAAAAAAGCTGAAGAATGAACGCGGCAAAGGTGTGCCGGGCAGAACAAAGCTTATTTTCCAAATCTTCTTTACACTTGTCGTGGGTGCACTGTTGTACATGAAAGGCGGTTTTATAACAGGACTTACCGTGCCTTTTTTTAAAAATATTACCCCTGATCTCGGCATATTCTATATCCTTCTATGCGTGCTTATCGTTGTCGGCACCTCGAATGGGGTAAACCTCACAGACGGACTTGACGGGCTGGCAATAGGGCCTGTTTTAACTGTATGCTCGACTTTTATGCTCTTTGCCTACCTTGCCGGTAATGTGAAATTTGCACAGTATCTGCAAATATTTTACGTGAAGGGCGCCGGGGAGCTTACGATATTATGCGGGGCCATGCTGGGCGCAGGCATAGGTTTCCTCTGGTATAATACCTATCCTGCAGAATTATTTATGGGTGATACAGGTTCTTTGTCGCTGGGTGCATCACTTGCTGTTATTGCCATTATCATAAAACAGGAGATTTTGCTTGTAATCGTAGGCGGGATATTCGTGGTAGAAACTTTATCGGTAATTATCCAGGTGCTTTCCTTTAAATGGAGGGGAAAGCGGGTTTTCAGAATGGCGCCTATACACCATCACTATGAGTTGAAGGGGTGGAATGAGGGGAAGATTGTAGTGCGTTTCTGGATCATCTCTTTCATACTGGCGCTTCTGGCGCTGAGCACGCTAAAACTGAGGTGA
- the murD gene encoding UDP-N-acetylmuramoyl-L-alanine--D-glutamate ligase translates to MNLPDNILIVGLGKTGVATAKFLSSMGKKIVIIDTKREEELTEALKELQDIEFEGRFGSNNREDFLGYPLIVISPGVDSEMPYLHEARKSGAKIIGEIELASLFVKEPIIAITGTNGKTTVTSLIGEIFDRACGSVFVGGNIGNPLINYVLEGKKAKYVILEISSFQLETIETFRPDTAVLLNLTEDHLDRYRSFDEYKAAKYRIFENQQETDWAIFNKDLSIEREIKAKTLFFKSNTILKEGAFFFNDFMFVRLMGRETTYKRDISPLVGIHNTENILSALLVSHIYGIEQGVIEETLKGFRGLPHRVELVRELGGVRFYNDSKATNVDATKRALESMEKNVVLIAGGKDKGGSYKIMGDLMKKVKTMILIGEASQRISDELGGHTKTYIEDDLSAAIKKAYEIAGDGDTVLFSPMCSSFDMFKDYKERGNIFKEMVESL, encoded by the coding sequence ATGAACCTTCCGGATAATATACTCATTGTCGGTCTCGGAAAAACAGGTGTTGCAACGGCAAAATTTTTAAGCAGCATGGGGAAAAAGATTGTCATTATTGATACAAAAAGAGAAGAAGAGCTGACAGAAGCGCTCAAGGAACTGCAAGATATTGAATTTGAAGGTCGTTTCGGCAGTAACAACAGAGAGGATTTCCTCGGTTACCCGCTTATAGTCATAAGCCCCGGGGTTGACAGCGAGATGCCTTATCTTCATGAGGCTCGCAAAAGCGGGGCAAAGATTATAGGTGAAATTGAGCTTGCATCTTTATTTGTGAAAGAACCGATTATTGCAATAACGGGGACAAACGGGAAGACCACCGTGACCTCCCTTATCGGCGAAATATTTGATAGAGCATGCGGATCTGTTTTTGTGGGCGGCAATATCGGCAATCCCCTTATAAACTATGTGCTGGAAGGGAAAAAGGCAAAATATGTCATACTTGAAATTAGCAGTTTCCAGCTTGAGACGATTGAAACCTTTCGCCCGGATACGGCAGTTCTTTTGAATCTTACCGAAGACCACCTCGACAGATACAGGAGCTTTGACGAATACAAGGCCGCAAAGTACAGGATCTTTGAAAACCAGCAGGAGACAGACTGGGCCATATTTAATAAAGACCTCTCCATCGAGAGAGAGATAAAGGCAAAGACACTTTTTTTTAAAAGTAATACGATATTAAAAGAAGGGGCCTTTTTCTTCAACGACTTTATGTTCGTCAGGCTGATGGGAAGAGAAACCACATATAAAAGAGATATATCACCGCTTGTGGGCATTCATAACACGGAAAATATCCTCTCAGCGCTCCTTGTATCACATATATATGGCATTGAGCAGGGTGTTATCGAAGAGACGCTTAAAGGCTTCAGGGGACTGCCCCACAGGGTTGAGCTTGTGAGGGAATTGGGGGGGGTAAGGTTCTATAATGATTCAAAAGCTACAAACGTAGATGCTACAAAAAGGGCTTTGGAAAGCATGGAAAAAAATGTGGTGCTTATTGCAGGCGGTAAAGATAAGGGCGGGAGTTATAAAATCATGGGAGACCTCATGAAAAAGGTAAAAACCATGATACTTATAGGAGAGGCGAGCCAACGGATATCGGATGAACTGGGCGGACACACAAAAACTTACATTGAAGACGATTTGAGCGCCGCAATAAAGAAGGCATATGAAATTGCCGGGGATGGCGATACAGTCCTTTTTTCTCCTATGTGCAGCAGCTTTGATATGTTTAAAGACTACAAAGAGAGGGGGAACATATTTAAGGAAATGGTGGAATCGCTTTGA
- the murG gene encoding undecaprenyldiphospho-muramoylpentapeptide beta-N-acetylglucosaminyltransferase, with amino-acid sequence MKLIISAGGTGGHIFPGIAVAETFVAQGQDNQVAFIGTTYGLESKIIPQYGFRLLFVEARQFLGRSAVYKIATLFYILKGICTCMRVIKREKPDAILGMGGFTSVPVIFAGAILGVPVFLHEQNAEPGLANKVLSKYAKATFVSFEESSQLLKSKNVYYTGNPVRKAVKVPREIKNDETFGIFVFGGSRGAKSINESVLSLLPYMEGYKNAIIYHQTGAEDYTRLKEAYEKTEIGHEVFPFTDNMAHYYNRSDVVISRAGASTIFELAYFRKAAILIPYPFSAGQHQWKNASHVENAGGGYIIGNDEATGERLHGVIKHLMNEPVLLKQMGENIGRLYVDDAQDRIIAKMQEEVEGKRK; translated from the coding sequence ATGAAACTCATCATATCGGCAGGCGGGACAGGGGGGCATATCTTTCCCGGGATTGCCGTGGCTGAGACATTTGTTGCGCAAGGGCAGGATAACCAGGTGGCATTCATCGGGACGACTTACGGACTTGAGAGTAAAATTATCCCCCAGTATGGCTTCAGACTCCTTTTTGTTGAGGCGCGCCAGTTTTTGGGTAGAAGCGCAGTGTATAAGATTGCCACGCTCTTTTATATCCTGAAAGGCATATGTACATGCATGAGGGTGATAAAAAGGGAGAAACCGGATGCAATTCTCGGGATGGGCGGTTTTACATCCGTACCGGTCATATTTGCAGGAGCTATCCTTGGCGTACCGGTCTTTCTGCACGAGCAGAATGCCGAGCCCGGGCTTGCGAATAAGGTGCTTTCAAAATATGCAAAGGCAACTTTTGTCAGTTTTGAAGAGTCAAGTCAGCTCCTGAAAAGTAAAAACGTATATTATACAGGCAATCCTGTGAGAAAGGCTGTGAAAGTTCCCAGGGAGATAAAAAACGATGAAACATTCGGGATTTTCGTTTTTGGGGGAAGTAGAGGGGCAAAAAGTATCAACGAGTCGGTTCTTTCCTTATTGCCTTACATGGAGGGATACAAAAATGCCATTATTTATCATCAGACAGGGGCAGAAGACTATACACGACTTAAAGAAGCATATGAAAAAACGGAAATAGGACACGAGGTTTTTCCTTTTACCGACAACATGGCTCATTACTACAATCGGTCCGACGTAGTTATATCGAGAGCAGGCGCCTCAACAATCTTTGAGCTTGCATATTTCAGGAAAGCAGCAATACTCATACCATATCCATTTTCTGCAGGTCAGCATCAATGGAAAAATGCCTCCCATGTGGAGAATGCCGGCGGGGGATACATAATAGGAAATGATGAGGCAACCGGAGAAAGGCTTCATGGTGTCATAAAACACCTCATGAATGAGCCGGTGTTGCTGAAGCAGATGGGCGAAAATATCGGTAGGCTATATGTGGATGATGCGCAAGACAGAATCATTGCAAAGATGCAGGAAGAGGTAGAAGGGAAAAGAAAATAG
- the murC gene encoding UDP-N-acetylmuramate--L-alanine ligase — MVLHKIEKIHFVGIGGIGMSGIAEVLLNLDFTVTGSDIRKTDTTERLEQLGAKIFYGHKKENIEDADVVVISSAVKPDNPEIQKAKEIFVPVIQRAEMLAELMRMKYSVAVAGSHGKTTTTSIVSTILGHAGLDPTCVIGGKLNSLGSNAKLGDSKFLVAEADESDGTFLLLFPTIAVTTNIDLEHLDFYKDIHDIKAAFLTFLNKVPFYGLDIICIDNANVQSLIPQLKRRYMTYGLSKQADLRAEGVTYNEAGTAFKVVYKGYELGAIKLAMPGIHNVVNALAACGVGIELDIPFYKIAEALETFSGVQRRLEVKWDGHIKLIDDYGHHPTEVKATLSAIRKICKKRIIVAFQPHRYTRTKALMDDFITSFNEADILIVTEIYAASEEKIEGISGMIFAENIRASGHKNVFFAPTKEDAAEKILELAQAGDTVVALGAGDINKICDRLKAEWEKAVNS; from the coding sequence ATGGTTCTTCACAAGATAGAGAAGATACATTTTGTCGGCATTGGCGGTATCGGGATGAGCGGTATTGCGGAAGTGCTGTTGAATCTCGACTTTACCGTTACAGGCTCGGATATAAGGAAGACCGATACCACCGAAAGGCTTGAGCAGCTTGGCGCAAAAATATTTTATGGTCATAAAAAAGAAAATATTGAGGATGCTGACGTGGTTGTTATATCATCGGCGGTAAAACCTGACAACCCGGAAATACAAAAGGCAAAAGAGATTTTTGTTCCTGTAATACAGAGGGCCGAAATGCTTGCTGAACTAATGAGGATGAAATATAGTGTTGCCGTAGCAGGCTCACACGGGAAAACAACAACAACCTCAATAGTTTCGACGATCCTCGGACATGCAGGCCTGGACCCGACATGCGTTATTGGCGGAAAGTTGAACAGCCTCGGCAGCAATGCAAAACTTGGCGACAGCAAATTCCTGGTGGCAGAAGCGGATGAAAGCGATGGGACATTTCTCCTTCTTTTTCCGACTATTGCCGTGACAACAAACATAGATCTTGAGCATCTCGATTTCTATAAGGATATTCACGATATAAAGGCTGCCTTTTTAACCTTTCTCAATAAAGTGCCTTTTTACGGGCTTGACATCATATGCATCGATAATGCGAATGTCCAGAGCCTTATCCCTCAATTGAAGCGAAGGTATATGACCTACGGACTTTCAAAACAAGCAGACCTGAGGGCAGAGGGTGTTACGTATAATGAAGCAGGGACAGCTTTTAAGGTAGTATATAAGGGGTATGAACTGGGCGCTATCAAACTTGCCATGCCCGGCATCCATAATGTTGTTAATGCGCTGGCTGCGTGCGGCGTTGGTATAGAGCTTGATATTCCTTTTTATAAAATCGCGGAAGCGCTGGAAACATTTTCAGGCGTCCAGAGGAGGCTTGAAGTAAAATGGGACGGACACATAAAGCTCATTGACGATTACGGGCATCACCCCACAGAGGTTAAGGCCACGCTGTCGGCAATAAGGAAGATATGCAAAAAAAGGATTATCGTCGCATTTCAGCCTCACAGATACACGAGAACAAAGGCATTGATGGATGATTTTATAACCTCATTCAATGAAGCTGATATTCTGATAGTTACTGAGATATATGCAGCTTCTGAAGAAAAAATAGAGGGTATCAGCGGGATGATCTTTGCAGAAAATATACGCGCCAGCGGGCACAAGAATGTGTTCTTTGCCCCGACAAAGGAAGATGCGGCTGAAAAAATTCTGGAACTCGCACAGGCCGGTGATACGGTTGTTGCCCTCGGTGCAGGCGATATTAATAAGATCTGCGACAGACTCAAAGCGGAATGGGAAAAAGCAGTGAATAGTTGA
- the murB gene encoding UDP-N-acetylmuramate dehydrogenase, which translates to MRDWGIKGTVLTDVPMKRYTSMKVGGPVKYLVYPADEADLLKAMRILRDEGVKYRFVGNGTNIIVDDKGFKGAIIRITKIRCLQYKRTQKGAVVKVSGGASLKGFIKDSAIRGLAGLEKLYWIPGTVGGGIKMNAGSFGVSISDVLEGVTVVNDKGNITTFDKKALSFNYRSSPVKITECVINAVFRLNSGDRNKIQEDMEYVLVERKKRHPMEFPSSGSIFRSVGKEPAWQYVEKAGLCGFRIGDACVSEKHTNFIVNLGRATAHDIKTLIERIKKEVFEKLGVALEEEVEMWGFDS; encoded by the coding sequence TTGAGAGATTGGGGAATAAAAGGGACTGTTTTAACGGATGTGCCCATGAAAAGGTATACATCCATGAAGGTGGGCGGTCCTGTAAAATACCTTGTGTACCCTGCAGATGAGGCTGACCTGCTGAAGGCGATGCGTATTTTAAGAGACGAGGGAGTCAAATACCGGTTTGTAGGCAACGGGACGAATATAATTGTGGATGATAAGGGTTTTAAAGGGGCAATCATAAGGATAACAAAGATAAGGTGTCTTCAGTACAAAAGGACTCAAAAAGGCGCTGTTGTAAAGGTCTCCGGAGGCGCCTCCTTAAAAGGATTTATAAAAGACAGCGCCATACGGGGACTTGCCGGTCTTGAAAAACTATATTGGATACCGGGCACTGTCGGCGGTGGAATCAAGATGAATGCCGGGAGTTTCGGCGTATCCATTTCTGATGTATTGGAAGGTGTGACAGTAGTGAACGATAAGGGGAATATTACAACTTTTGACAAGAAGGCTCTTTCATTCAATTACAGATCATCGCCTGTAAAAATTACGGAATGCGTTATAAATGCTGTTTTCCGGCTAAATTCAGGGGACAGAAATAAGATACAGGAAGACATGGAATATGTTCTTGTTGAAAGAAAAAAGAGGCATCCCATGGAATTTCCTTCTTCCGGTTCCATATTCAGAAGCGTGGGCAAAGAACCCGCATGGCAGTATGTGGAAAAGGCAGGCCTGTGCGGCTTTAGAATCGGCGACGCCTGTGTTTCCGAGAAACATACTAATTTTATTGTGAACCTTGGCCGTGCCACAGCGCACGACATAAAGACGCTTATTGAAAGAATTAAAAAAGAGGTATTTGAAAAACTGGGGGTTGCCCTGGAGGAAGAAGTGGAAATGTGGGGATTTGATTCATGA
- a CDS encoding D-alanine--D-alanine ligase, with product MKEKKIGVLMGGKSSEREISLKSGKAILQSLIRCGYNAVGIDAENNLVDSLKKQKIQVVFIALHGRWGEDGTVQGLLEMMGIPYTGSGVLGSAISMDKGIMKMLLDRIGLPTPAYAVCHAGDKVKFPVPFVAKPANEGSTIGISIVRNIKEKDEAIKNALKYDNKILIEKYIQGQEITVGIANNEVLPVIQVKPLKGFYDFEAKYTKGMTEYIIPAKISKKVEKRAQDYALTVYKAFGLSGCARIDMMVDGDIPLIIDINTSPGMTETSLVPKAWEYLDRSFDNLVEEIIKGASLKT from the coding sequence ATGAAAGAAAAAAAGATAGGGGTTCTTATGGGAGGAAAATCTTCGGAAAGGGAGATTTCCCTGAAGAGCGGAAAGGCAATTCTTCAGAGCCTCATACGTTGCGGTTACAACGCCGTAGGGATAGATGCGGAAAATAACCTTGTAGATAGTTTGAAAAAACAGAAAATTCAAGTTGTCTTCATTGCTCTTCACGGCAGATGGGGTGAGGACGGTACAGTACAGGGGCTTCTCGAAATGATGGGCATTCCCTATACCGGTTCAGGTGTGCTCGGTTCGGCTATCTCAATGGATAAGGGAATCATGAAGATGCTGCTGGACAGAATTGGTTTGCCTACTCCTGCCTATGCAGTTTGTCATGCCGGAGATAAAGTTAAGTTCCCTGTGCCTTTTGTTGCAAAACCGGCCAACGAAGGCTCCACAATCGGTATATCAATTGTACGAAACATTAAAGAAAAGGATGAGGCTATCAAAAATGCTCTGAAATACGACAATAAAATCCTGATAGAGAAGTATATCCAGGGGCAGGAAATAACCGTCGGCATAGCAAATAATGAGGTTTTACCTGTAATTCAGGTAAAACCGTTAAAAGGGTTTTATGATTTTGAGGCAAAATACACCAAGGGGATGACGGAATACATCATACCTGCAAAGATCAGTAAAAAAGTTGAGAAAAGGGCGCAGGACTATGCCCTGACAGTATATAAAGCCTTTGGGCTTTCAGGGTGTGCCAGGATTGACATGATGGTAGATGGAGATATCCCGCTTATAATAGATATCAATACCTCTCCGGGCATGACTGAAACATCCCTTGTGCCGAAGGCTTGGGAATATCTCGACAGGTCCTTTGACAACCTTGTTGAAGAAATTATTAAGGGGGCGTCTTTAAAAACATGA
- a CDS encoding FtsQ-type POTRA domain-containing protein, with protein sequence MKKILYIFFLVPVCILSMLTTIYIFSKDEPLFFIKNIRINGASQLEDNDIMGRISPFMRGNLFRIDVQKIKEVVTSHPFVKEVRIKRVFPFSIIIDVKEKTPSALWVNNEGVISVLDEYGEPYKRLTKGEIKNMFVINAGNKTDVKSLYRETNGWITEGIIKRNAISEIAYDEGSVTIFGTEDGVEIVLGKEDQKGRLKRAISILEDAKKRGLLIKCIDARFEKGGIIQERKG encoded by the coding sequence ATGAAAAAAATCCTGTATATATTTTTTCTTGTGCCTGTATGTATTTTATCCATGCTAACGACAATATACATATTTTCAAAAGACGAGCCGTTGTTCTTCATAAAGAATATCAGAATAAACGGGGCAAGCCAGTTGGAAGATAATGATATTATGGGCAGGATATCCCCTTTTATGCGTGGGAACCTGTTCAGGATAGATGTTCAAAAGATCAAAGAGGTCGTTACGTCGCATCCATTTGTAAAAGAGGTAAGGATAAAGAGGGTTTTCCCCTTTTCCATTATTATAGACGTGAAAGAAAAAACGCCCTCTGCCCTATGGGTGAATAACGAGGGCGTTATCAGTGTACTTGATGAATACGGAGAACCTTATAAAAGGTTAACAAAAGGTGAAATAAAAAATATGTTTGTTATTAATGCCGGAAATAAGACGGATGTAAAGAGTCTATACAGGGAAACGAATGGCTGGATTACAGAAGGAATTATCAAGAGAAATGCCATATCGGAAATTGCATATGACGAAGGCAGCGTGACGATTTTCGGCACAGAAGACGGGGTGGAGATAGTGCTCGGCAAGGAAGATCAGAAGGGAAGGCTGAAGAGGGCTATCTCTATCCTTGAAGACGCAAAAAAACGGGGACTCCTGATTAAGTGTATAGACGCAAGGTTTGAAAAAGGTGGAATCATCCAGGAAAGGAAGGGGTAA
- the ftsA gene encoding cell division protein FtsA produces the protein MDREDELLVGVDIGTTKICVVVGKVVEGKINIVGIGSYPSTGLRKGVVVNMESTITSIRKAVEEAELMAGIKINNCLAGIGGAHIKSFNSNGVVAIKEKEVKHDDIARAIDAAKAIAIPADRELLHVIPQEFIIDDQDGIRDPLGITGVRLEVKVHIVTGSVSSAQNIIKCCRMAGLTVDDIILGQLASSEAVLTPEEREIGVALVDIGGGTSDIAVFSTGSIKHTSVLPYGGNSITNDIAIGLRTPIDDAEKIKKKYGCAFSNMIGANETIEVPSVGGRKPRTLMRKTLADIIEPRVEEISSMIYDEIKKSGFERLLASGVVLTGGCANLEGIPELAENIFNLPTRRGYPVGVGGLIDVVNNPIYATGVGLLVYGFKHSNIKRRKRYNSKKSLKKLINSNNLLNRMREWFKEIF, from the coding sequence ATGGATAGAGAAGACGAGCTTCTCGTAGGGGTCGATATTGGAACCACAAAGATATGTGTTGTTGTGGGGAAGGTAGTCGAGGGGAAGATAAACATAGTGGGCATAGGATCTTACCCTTCTACAGGCCTGCGAAAAGGTGTTGTTGTGAATATGGAAAGCACTATTACTTCAATAAGAAAGGCTGTAGAAGAAGCCGAATTAATGGCAGGCATAAAGATCAACAACTGCCTGGCAGGCATAGGGGGCGCTCACATCAAGAGCTTTAACAGCAACGGTGTTGTTGCAATTAAAGAGAAAGAAGTGAAACACGATGATATAGCAAGGGCGATTGATGCTGCAAAGGCAATTGCAATACCGGCAGACAGAGAACTCCTTCATGTCATCCCCCAGGAATTTATCATAGACGACCAGGACGGGATACGGGACCCCCTTGGGATTACAGGGGTCAGGCTTGAGGTAAAGGTACATATTGTTACCGGCAGCGTCTCGTCTGCACAGAATATCATAAAGTGCTGTCGTATGGCAGGGCTTACAGTAGACGATATAATACTCGGGCAGCTTGCTTCATCGGAGGCAGTTCTCACGCCCGAAGAAAGAGAGATTGGCGTTGCTCTGGTTGATATCGGAGGCGGTACAAGTGATATTGCCGTATTTTCAACGGGCAGTATAAAACATACATCGGTTTTGCCCTATGGAGGCAATAGTATTACGAATGACATTGCCATCGGATTGCGAACACCTATTGATGATGCAGAAAAGATAAAGAAGAAATACGGCTGCGCTTTTTCAAATATGATAGGTGCTAATGAAACCATTGAAGTCCCGAGCGTGGGCGGGAGAAAACCGAGAACACTTATGCGAAAAACCCTTGCAGACATAATAGAGCCCAGGGTTGAAGAAATATCCTCCATGATCTATGACGAGATCAAAAAATCAGGATTCGAAAGACTGCTTGCATCAGGCGTTGTCCTCACCGGAGGGTGTGCGAACCTTGAGGGCATTCCCGAGCTTGCCGAAAATATCTTCAACCTCCCTACAAGAAGGGGGTACCCTGTGGGCGTGGGCGGCCTTATTGATGTGGTTAATAATCCTATATATGCAACCGGGGTCGGGCTTCTTGTATATGGATTCAAGCATTCCAATATAAAGCGGCGCAAAAGGTATAATAGTAAGAAATCATTAAAGAAATTAATAAATAGTAATAATCTTCTCAACAGGATGAGGGAATGGTTTAAAGAAATTTTCTAA
- the ftsZ gene encoding cell division protein FtsZ: MDEDNGFSAKLKVVGVGGGGCNALNNMVDAGVPGVEFIGVNTDVKSLSTCKASVKIQIGGKLTRGLGAGADPEVGRKAALEDTEKIIEHLKGADMVFITCGLGGGTGTGASAVIAEISRELGALTVAITTKPFSFEGKDRMKQAENGVIQLKTRVDSLITIPNQRLMSIGGKHMTIMEAFFKADEVLLNAVRSISDLIVGSGHVVVDFADVRTIMSERGMAIMGIGESSGENRARDAAQKAISSPLLEDISIHGARGVLINVTGNKDMTLHEVHEASSLIQEQAHDEAKIIWGLVYDESMENAMRITVIATGFEEKAIVDEDVPDMFSKSRLFESEDLPPFMKKKVAIDYKEIKMKSDIIDIDDDRYDIPTFLRKQAD; encoded by the coding sequence ATGGATGAGGATAACGGTTTTTCAGCAAAACTAAAGGTTGTAGGGGTTGGGGGCGGCGGATGTAATGCTTTAAACAACATGGTGGACGCAGGCGTTCCCGGTGTTGAGTTTATCGGAGTCAATACGGATGTCAAGTCCTTGAGTACATGTAAGGCTTCAGTTAAGATACAAATAGGAGGCAAATTGACCAGGGGGCTCGGTGCAGGTGCGGACCCGGAGGTCGGCAGGAAGGCAGCCCTGGAAGATACGGAAAAGATTATCGAACACCTGAAGGGCGCTGATATGGTCTTTATTACGTGCGGGCTTGGAGGTGGCACCGGAACAGGCGCATCTGCAGTCATCGCGGAGATTTCAAGGGAACTGGGCGCCTTAACAGTAGCAATTACGACAAAGCCCTTTTCTTTTGAAGGCAAAGACAGGATGAAACAGGCAGAAAACGGGGTAATCCAGTTAAAAACCCGAGTCGATTCTCTCATTACCATACCTAATCAGAGGCTTATGTCTATCGGCGGCAAACATATGACCATTATGGAAGCTTTTTTCAAGGCAGATGAGGTACTCCTCAATGCTGTCAGAAGTATATCAGATTTGATAGTAGGGTCAGGCCATGTAGTTGTAGATTTTGCGGATGTAAGGACCATCATGAGTGAGCGAGGGATGGCAATCATGGGTATCGGGGAATCCTCCGGTGAAAACAGGGCAAGGGATGCAGCCCAGAAGGCCATATCAAGTCCACTTCTTGAAGATATCTCTATTCACGGCGCAAGAGGGGTGCTGATAAACGTAACAGGCAATAAAGACATGACCCTCCATGAGGTGCACGAAGCCTCCTCATTAATTCAGGAACAGGCGCACGATGAAGCAAAGATCATATGGGGACTTGTCTATGATGAGAGCATGGAAAATGCGATGAGGATAACGGTCATCGCCACCGGTTTCGAAGAAAAGGCTATCGTGGATGAGGATGTACCCGATATGTTCAGCAAAAGCAGGCTTTTTGAAAGCGAAGACCTGCCTCCCTTTATGAAGAAAAAGGTTGCAATAGACTACAAAGAAATAAAGATGAAAAGCGATATCATTGATATTGACGACGACAGATACGATATCCCGACTTTTTTGAGGAAACAGGCCGACTGA